GATGGTTCAGGGCGGCATGGATCTGGTGCTGTCCGGGTCGATGGGCAACACCGCCGTGGCGCTGATCAAGAACAAGGCACTCAAGCCAGGCACCGTTTTGCTGGAACTGCTCTACGTCAGCGAAGTGGTTGCGCCGCGCTCGCTGCAACTGGGCCGTTACCTGCCACCGGCCGCCTTGCGCTGCCTGCTGGATGCCAACGGCAATGACTTGTCAGGCCGAGTGTCGTTCGTGACCCTGAATGAACAACTGGAAAGCGTGCCGCGCGCCAGTGCCAACAAGTTCATCCAGGCCCAGCGCGACGTGCTCAATCCGCAGATCAACGCCGGCGAAGCCAGGATCGCACCGAAACACGCCGAACGCGTAGCCGAGGCGCAGCGTCGCCTGGCTGCCGACACCGACGAAGAACTGGCGCGCCTCACCGCCCTGCAAGCCGTCAACCCGACGGTGCGCGACAGCGAACTGATCGCCCTGCGCGCGCAACGCGAGCAAGGCCTGGCGATGCTGGATAAAGCCGCGCTGCGTCTGGAAGCGATTCGGGTGCTGGTGGCGGGTTGATCGGATAAAGGCATGCCTCGCTGTAGGACCGGCTTTAGCCGGGAGGGCAATGACGCCTTCGCGACTAAAGTCGCTCCTTCGGCTTCCGGGAAGGCGGCACGTCAGGCAACCGTCGCTTTCCCCGCTCCAATCTCCTCCGGCTCATCCGCCGCCATCCCCACCCTCATCTTCTGCGCGTCGCGGCTAAAGCAGCGTGACGCCTGATGCAGAAACAGCAAGGTCATGAACAACGCTACCGGGATCAGGTACATGGCGTCATGCAGCCCCACCGCCTTGAACGCCTCGGCCATTTCCAGGGCGCCGGCAGCCGCCATCGCCGAATGGGCAAAATGATCGGACAACAACCCCACCACCACCGGCCCTAAACCGCCGCCCAGCAGATACAAACCGGCAAAAAACAGCGCCATGGCCGTCGCGCGCAAACGGGGTTCCACGACATCCTGAATCGCGGTGTAGACGCAAGTATAAAAGTTGTAGGCGAACAACCAGCCCAGGCCGAACACGGCGACAAACACACCGATTTCAATCCGTCCCGCGTGCAAGGCATAGCCCGTGGCCAGCGTCGCCACCAGCATGCTCACTGCAGCGAACATCAAGCGTCCATTGGCAAAACGCTGGTGCAGTTTGTCAGCGATCCAGCCTCCAGCGGTCAGACCGACCAACCCCGTAACTCCGACGATGATCCCGGTGGCGACCGCTGTTTCCTGCAACGGCAACCGGAAATAGCGTTGCAGCATCGGCACCATGAATGAGTTGCACGCATAAGTGGCGAAGTTGAAGGTCAATCCGGCCAGCACCAGCCAGCCAAAGGTCGGGATCGCCAGTACGCGACGGATCGGCTCGATGATGATCGCCGGGATGGTGCGGTCGAAGAAATTGAACAGGTTGGCCAGAAACAGCAGAAACAGGACGCGCCAGGCATTGGTCGCCTGGGAAGAGTTTTTCGGTAACGTGCTGCGCGTAAACGATCCCTTGTTCTTATTGTTGGACGTCTTGTTATTGGTCAGAGCAGTGCAGAACAATTTAGAACCCATACTGCGCAATGTCTGTAAACATTCGTAAAGAGTGTTCTCTTACCCCGTTCGAGGGGATAGATCCGTTAGTTATCGGGCCTATTCCAAATTAGTTGCAACTAGCCGGCAATACTCCCACTCGTCGGTTTTTAGCTCCCTATAATCAGCTCATATCGCCATTGGTTATAAACCCTTGGTGACACTGGGATGGAATAGATGGGGTTCGCTATGGATTGGGTGGGGTTGAAGGCCGTTTTCGGGCCGCCGGCACAAGGACAGCTGCCTCTGGATTGCTCTCATGATCAATTCCTGATGATTCTGGCCTACGCGGTGATGTGTGCCGCGTGCTTTGCCACGCTGCACGTCAGTGAGCGCGCAATACAAGTCGAGAATTACCACAGTCGGCAACGCTGGCAGGTGCTGGGTGCGTTTTGCCTGGCGGGCGGCGTGTGGGCCATGCATTACATTGCCATGCTGGCACTCGAAGTGCCGATGCCGATGCGCTACGACCTGACCGCGACCATCGCCTCGCTGCTGATTGCATTGGTTGCTGGCGCTCTGGCAATGAAGGCCATTACCCAGGAAACCCTGAATCGGCCAAGCAGCATCCTGAATGCGACAGCGATCGGGCTCGGCATCGTCACCATGCATTACCTGGGCATGTCAGCCCTGCGCTCCGAGGCAGCGCAATACTACGAACCCAAGTCGTTCGCACTTTCCGTCCTGCTGGCAATTCTCAGCAGTCTCGTCCTGTTACTGATGGCCCGCGAGCTTCGGCACGGGGGCGATGCGCTGTATCAGTTCCGCAGAGGGGTAGCGAGCGTGCTTATCGGTGCGGGCTTGCTGTGCACGCACATGACTGGTATTTGGTCGCTGCATTTGACGATGACCACGAATATGGCGATGCACTCGACCCAGCCCGAAAACGGCCTGCAACTGGGCTTGACGATTGCGTTGATCGCCTTACTGATCGTCGGCGGCAGTATCAGTGCATCGCTGGCCGACAAAAAGCTGCAGGAGAAGGAAATCGACCTGCGACGGGTCAACCTGCTGCTTGACCAACTCGATCAGGCTCGCGTGTCATTGCAGCAAGTGGCTCATCACGATCCGCTGACCAATCTGCTCAATCGTCGTGGTTTCAATCAGATCTTTGCCGAAAAGCTGCTGGAATACAGTTCCGAGGGCGGCATGCTGGCGGTGATGTTCCTCGATATCGACCATTTCAAACGCATCAACGACAGCCTGGGCCACGATGCCGGTGATGAATTGCTCAAGGTCATCGCCGAGCGCATTCACAGCGCGACCCGCGTGCAGGATGTGGTCGCGCGCTTTGGTGGCGACGAGTTCTGCATTCTCATCGACCTGCCCAACGCCGAGGAAGCCCGAAGTCTGGCCGAGCGGATCATGCAAAAGATGACGCAACCTATCGTGCTGGCTGGGCGCCGCATGGTGATGACCACCAGTATTGGCGTCAGCACGTTCCCCAAGGACGGTCAGACCTGCGAAGAATTGCTCAAGCATGCCGATCTGGCGCTTTATCAATCCAAGGACAACGGTCGCAATCGGGTGAACTTCTACATCCCAAGCCTCAAGACCCAGGCCTGCCTGGAGCTGAATCTTGAACAAGAACTGTGCAACGCCTTGCACGAAGGCTCCGGGCTGCAGCTTTATTACCAACCCATTGTCGATCTGCGGAACGGACAGGTCAGCAAGCTGGAAGCGTCGCTGCACTGGGAGCATCCCCGACATGGCTTGCTCACGCCTGATCGATTTCTGCGCATTGCCGAAGCCAATGGCCTGATCGTCGATCTTGACCTCTGGGTGCTGCGCCGCGCCTGCCAGGACTTGAGCGAACTGGCCCGCGTTGGTCTGGACGAGCTAGTCATCGCGGTGAACTGGTCTGCCATCAACCTTGGCCGGCCAGATCTGGTTGATGAGGTTCTGGCGGTGCTGCAAGAAACCGGCATTGTCCCGTCCCGACTGGAACTGGAAGTGACCGAAAACGCCTTGATGGGCAATATCAGCAACGTGATCAGTCAGCTCAAACAGATCCGCAACCTGGGCATATCGCTGTCCATCGACGACTTCGGCAGCGGAGCCTCGTCGCTGGCCTATCTCAAGCGCCTGCCGCTGGATACGGTAAAGATTGACCGTTCATTCATCGTCGACACATTGAAATCGCCCCAGGACATGGAAATCGTGCAGGCGATTGTCGCCATGGCCCACACGCTGCGCCTGAAGGTCGTTGCTGAAGGCGTGGAGACCCCCGAGCAGCTGGATTACGTCAAGCAATACGGCTGCGACTATGTGCAGGGCAATCTATTTACCGCTCCTCAACCGCTCGGGCAACTGTCCGGCGAACTGCGTCAACAACGGACTGCCAGTGACTCGCCAGTGTCGAAGCCCGCCGCGCGTGTTGTCCCCCTCAAACAGAAAACCGCAAAGAAAGGGTACTGACACGCCTTCGAGCTTTTGGGGGGTAAAGGACGATACCCCCACGGCGGCCTGTAAACATTCGCCAGGCAAATATCCAGGCACGGCGACGTCCAGGATGCGGCGCAATGACAACAGTCAATTACCGAGGTTCAACCCACCGGTCAGAATCACTAAAGATTTCCGTGAGCCCGCCGATTCACTATTGAACCAGACAGGGAGCGCCTTGGTCATTGCTCGGGTTCATTCCCAATCGCCCCTGGAAATAATTGCACTGCGATGTCGTAACTTCTCTTTCCGTGATGGCGCGATGACCCCAACCGCATCGCAGCCTCCTTAGGCAAATGGCCCACGATGACCAATAAAAACGATTCTGCTGGTGCGATACCCGGACCATTGAGTGCAGCCGTTGCCGCAAAGGCAGATGGCGTACCCAGTACCCACTATCGGCCCAAGCCAATTCCCGTTCAGCAGTACATGTACTTCACGGAAACCGACACTGACCGCATCCTGGATAATCTCGACGGTTTGCGCGACACGGTCTTCCCGCCTTCGATGCACATCGATGAAAGCATCCTGCGCAGCGAACAGCAGTTCCCCTCGGTATGCCTGATCGGCCTGGGCCGCTGCGGCTCGAACATCGCTCTGGATGTTGCCGAACTGGTCTACAACGCGCGCAAGTTCTACCTCAATCAATTCGAAAACGAAGATCGCCTGCGCGATGACAAGCGCTACAGCCCGGCGCACTGGATCCGTAACAATCTGCGGCTGGTGCAGAACAAAGCCAGCAAGCCCGTATTTCTGGTTGAGCCGCTGGTCATGCTCGGCGACCTGGACAAAGACATCGCTGGCCGTATCCGCTTCTCGCGCAAGGGCGAGAAAAGCGGGTTCATCAACGACTACAGCAAAATGAAAATCATGGACTTGTCCGAGGTCCATGCTGGAGGCGCCGGTAACGCGCCGATCCTCGGCCAGTACCTGGCCAAGATCATCCTCAACAAGGACACCAGCCAATTCTCCAGCACCGACTGGAAGCTGATCCACTCGTACCTGATCGACTCATGCGGGATCAAGGCCAACCAGTCACGCCTGTACTTCTACATTTTCAGTGCGGGCGGCGGTACGGGTTCGGGCATGGCCTCGGAGTTCGGCCTGGCGCAGCAGTTCTCGTACATGAACAAGACTTTCGACACTCGGCCAACCGACGAAAACGACAGCAAACGCGGCCGGTCCTTCGTGTTCGAACCGATCTTCACCAGCGGCATTTGTGTGCTGCCGAACATTTCCGATCATCGCAGCGAAATGTCCGAAGCCCTGCACATCAATGCCGGTCGCCTGCTCTGCAAGTATCTAGCTGAGGAATGGGACTTTTCGTACAACTTCGAGAATGAAGACAGCAGCGAAGCCAGCGTCATGGGCCGTATTCGCCCATGGAACGCCATGATGC
This genomic window from Pseudomonas sp. G.S.17 contains:
- a CDS encoding EAL domain-containing protein produces the protein MDWVGLKAVFGPPAQGQLPLDCSHDQFLMILAYAVMCAACFATLHVSERAIQVENYHSRQRWQVLGAFCLAGGVWAMHYIAMLALEVPMPMRYDLTATIASLLIALVAGALAMKAITQETLNRPSSILNATAIGLGIVTMHYLGMSALRSEAAQYYEPKSFALSVLLAILSSLVLLLMARELRHGGDALYQFRRGVASVLIGAGLLCTHMTGIWSLHLTMTTNMAMHSTQPENGLQLGLTIALIALLIVGGSISASLADKKLQEKEIDLRRVNLLLDQLDQARVSLQQVAHHDPLTNLLNRRGFNQIFAEKLLEYSSEGGMLAVMFLDIDHFKRINDSLGHDAGDELLKVIAERIHSATRVQDVVARFGGDEFCILIDLPNAEEARSLAERIMQKMTQPIVLAGRRMVMTTSIGVSTFPKDGQTCEELLKHADLALYQSKDNGRNRVNFYIPSLKTQACLELNLEQELCNALHEGSGLQLYYQPIVDLRNGQVSKLEASLHWEHPRHGLLTPDRFLRIAEANGLIVDLDLWVLRRACQDLSELARVGLDELVIAVNWSAINLGRPDLVDEVLAVLQETGIVPSRLELEVTENALMGNISNVISQLKQIRNLGISLSIDDFGSGASSLAYLKRLPLDTVKIDRSFIVDTLKSPQDMEIVQAIVAMAHTLRLKVVAEGVETPEQLDYVKQYGCDYVQGNLFTAPQPLGQLSGELRQQRTASDSPVSKPAARVVPLKQKTAKKGY